The nucleotide sequence GGTTGATGTTTTGCCTCCTTTTCTACAATCTTTTGCAGACTTAAAATACTCGAAACAGAACCTACGGATGTTCCACCAAACTTTAATACTTTCATTCCTGATGTTTAATTTGTTATTATTCGGCATCCCCGTTACAATGGGGGAAGTGCAAAACTTGGTCACAAAAATAACAAGAAATATTGCAATAGCCAACGATTTTCTCGATATATTTGAGTAAATTTGTGGCAAAAAGAAGAAGTTATACGATATATGACAGAGGAATATCAGTTACGTGTTTTGCCCCAAGTTGGCTATAATGAAGACAACATAAAAGCATACCTTGCTAAGGAAAAGGGACTGGATGAGCGTACAATTTATCGTGTTCGGGTATTGAAACGTTCTATTGATGCACGTCATCGCGACATATATGTTAATTTGAAAGTTCGTGTTTATATAAACGAATTTCCACAAGATGACCCTTATGTTAAGACTGAATACCAAGACGTAAGTAGTCGTCCTTCGGTCATTGTTGTGGGTGCTGGTCCTGCTGGTCTGTTCTCTGCTTTGAAACTTATAGAATTAGGATTACGTCCAATAGTCCTTGAACGTGGAAAGAATGTACGTGATAGAAAGCTCGATATTGCTTTGATCACCAAGACGCAAGAGATTGACCCTGAGTCGAATTACTGCTTTGGCGAAGGTGGTGCTGGAGCTTATTCGGATGGAAAACTTTATACACGAAGTAAGAAACGTGGACCTGTAGATAAGATTCTAAACGTCTTTTGTCAGCATGGTGCATCGCCTTCTATCCTCGCAGATGCCCATCCGCATATTGGAACAGACAAACTTCCACGTGTGATAGAAAATATGCGTAATACGATACTTGACTGTGGAGGTGAGGTTCATTTCCAAACCAAGATGACCTCATTAATCATCGATCGTGATAAAGTTGTTGGTGTTGAAGCTGTTGATAATCGTGGAGCAATCACTATGAAGCGAGCTTTTCATGGTCCTGTTATTCTTGCAACAGGTCATTCGGCACGTGATGTCTATCGCTATCTTGCAGAAGCAGGTATTGAGATGGAAGCAAAGGGAATTGCTGTTGGTGTACGATTAGAGCATCCTTCTCATCTCATAGACCAAATACAATATCATAATAAGAACGGAAAAGGAAAGTATCTTCCAACAGCAGAGTACTCTTTCGTGACACAAGTACAGGGACGTGGCGTTTACTCTTTCTGTATGTGTCCAGGTGGTTTTGTGATTCCTTCGGCTACTGGTCCAGAACAGACTGTTACCAATGGTATGAGTCCTGCCAATCGTGGAACGCAATGGTCGAACTCAGGTATGGTTGTTCAGCTGAATCCAGAAGATGTTAAAGGTGATGATGTTCTACGTATCTTGCGTTATCAGGAACAGTTAGAACGAGACACATGGCAGCAGGGAAATCGCAAGCAGACAGCTCCTGCGCAGCGAATGGCAGACTTCGTAAATAATCGTCTGTCGTATGATTTGCCTAAGTCAAGCTATGCACCAGGATTAATTTCCAGTCCGCTTCATTTCTGG is from Prevotella melaninogenica and encodes:
- a CDS encoding NAD(P)/FAD-dependent oxidoreductase gives rise to the protein MTEEYQLRVLPQVGYNEDNIKAYLAKEKGLDERTIYRVRVLKRSIDARHRDIYVNLKVRVYINEFPQDDPYVKTEYQDVSSRPSVIVVGAGPAGLFSALKLIELGLRPIVLERGKNVRDRKLDIALITKTQEIDPESNYCFGEGGAGAYSDGKLYTRSKKRGPVDKILNVFCQHGASPSILADAHPHIGTDKLPRVIENMRNTILDCGGEVHFQTKMTSLIIDRDKVVGVEAVDNRGAITMKRAFHGPVILATGHSARDVYRYLAEAGIEMEAKGIAVGVRLEHPSHLIDQIQYHNKNGKGKYLPTAEYSFVTQVQGRGVYSFCMCPGGFVIPSATGPEQTVTNGMSPANRGTQWSNSGMVVQLNPEDVKGDDVLRILRYQEQLERDTWQQGNRKQTAPAQRMADFVNNRLSYDLPKSSYAPGLISSPLHFWMPSFVTKRLQEAFKTFGKQAHGFLTNEAVMIASETRTSSPIRILRDRERLMHIRLEGLFPCAEGAGYAGGIVSAGIDGERCAEMVSAYLQQL